One window of the Methylovirgula sp. HY1 genome contains the following:
- a CDS encoding NirA family protein: MSADFTLEQKRYLEGFASGLTIARAGRGAAVAAPLGAAAPQHTPTAPTGGPDAAHLAAMARFEAAGQKLSDPEKWKREQHPFDAYARLDAQAARAEFPKSPDNFRWRFFGLFYVAPTQNAYMCRLRIPNGILNHWQLAGLADVADRYAGSYAHVTTRASLQMREIAAENATHMLEAILDLGLCSRGAGADNIRNVTGDATAGIDSHALVDTRPYARAWHFHILNDRSLTGLPRKFNVAFDGGGAIPTLEDTNDIGFQAIWVQQGASVPPGLYFRLVLGGITGHKDLARDTGIVIKLKEATDVADAIVRVFIDHGDRTNRAKARLKYLLDAWGFEKFLSSVEEKLGRSLPRVDESLVAARPMQHRQAHVGVHRQKQDGLYYIGVVLPVGRMTTAQMRELAAIARTCGDGDIRLTVWQNLLLSGIAEDRLQEAQERIEKIGLDWRASSIRAGLVACTGSRGCRFAASDTKGHAEAIAAWCESRIRLDQPINIHLTGCHNSCAQHYIGDIGLIGARVTINDDGDTVDGYHVFVGGGFGSDAAIGRELFRDIAAGAVPQLVEHLLAAYLAHRAGASETFHQFTLRHEIETLQKFVRAIEAKEIAAEEIQA; the protein is encoded by the coding sequence ATGAGCGCTGATTTTACGCTCGAACAGAAGCGATACCTCGAAGGCTTTGCTTCCGGCCTGACAATAGCGCGGGCCGGACGGGGCGCTGCGGTCGCCGCCCCCCTGGGGGCCGCAGCGCCTCAGCATACGCCCACTGCGCCGACTGGCGGACCCGATGCCGCTCATCTCGCCGCGATGGCGCGGTTTGAAGCGGCCGGGCAAAAGCTGTCAGATCCGGAGAAATGGAAACGTGAGCAACATCCTTTCGATGCCTATGCGCGGCTCGACGCGCAGGCAGCGCGGGCGGAGTTTCCCAAGTCCCCGGATAATTTCCGCTGGCGTTTCTTCGGCCTCTTTTACGTGGCGCCGACCCAAAATGCCTATATGTGCCGGCTGCGCATTCCCAACGGCATTCTCAACCATTGGCAATTGGCCGGGCTCGCCGATGTCGCCGATCGCTATGCCGGCAGCTATGCGCATGTGACGACGCGCGCCAGTCTGCAGATGCGCGAAATCGCCGCCGAGAATGCCACGCACATGTTGGAGGCGATCCTCGATCTCGGGCTTTGCTCGCGCGGCGCCGGCGCCGACAATATTCGCAACGTCACCGGCGATGCGACGGCCGGCATCGATAGCCACGCGCTCGTCGACACGCGGCCTTATGCGCGCGCTTGGCATTTTCACATCCTCAACGATCGCTCGCTCACCGGCCTGCCGCGCAAATTCAACGTCGCCTTCGATGGCGGTGGCGCGATCCCGACGCTCGAAGACACCAATGACATCGGCTTCCAGGCGATCTGGGTGCAGCAAGGCGCATCGGTTCCACCGGGGCTTTATTTCCGCCTCGTCCTCGGCGGCATTACCGGCCACAAGGATCTCGCGCGCGATACTGGCATCGTGATCAAGCTGAAAGAGGCGACAGACGTCGCCGACGCGATCGTCCGCGTCTTCATCGATCATGGCGACCGCACCAATCGCGCCAAGGCGCGGCTCAAATATCTTCTCGACGCTTGGGGCTTCGAGAAATTTCTTTCGAGCGTCGAAGAGAAACTCGGCCGCTCCTTGCCGCGCGTCGATGAAAGCCTTGTCGCCGCGCGGCCGATGCAACATCGGCAGGCGCATGTGGGCGTTCACCGCCAGAAGCAAGACGGGCTCTACTATATTGGTGTCGTTTTGCCGGTCGGCCGGATGACGACGGCGCAAATGCGCGAACTCGCTGCCATTGCCCGCACGTGCGGCGATGGCGACATCCGGCTCACCGTCTGGCAAAACCTGCTTCTCTCCGGCATTGCCGAAGATCGGCTGCAGGAAGCGCAGGAACGGATCGAAAAGATCGGCCTCGACTGGCGCGCCTCGAGCATTCGCGCCGGCCTCGTCGCCTGCACCGGCTCGCGCGGCTGCCGCTTCGCCGCTTCCGACACCAAGGGCCATGCGGAAGCGATTGCCGCTTGGTGCGAGAGCCGGATCAGACTCGACCAGCCGATCAACATCCATCTGACCGGCTGCCATAATTCCTGCGCGCAGCATTACATCGGCGACATCGGCCTGATCGGCGCGCGTGTCACCATCAATGACGACGGCGACACGGTCGACGGCTATCACGTCTTCGTCGGCGGCGGCTTCGGATCGGACGCTGCGATCGGCCGCGAACTGTTCCGCGACATCGCGGCCGGGGCGGTGCCGCAGCTCGTCGAACATCTGCTTGCCGCCTATCTCGCCCATCGCGCCGGCGCCTCCGAAACATTCCATCAGTTCACATTGCGGCACGAGATCGAAACGCTGCAAAAATTTGTCAGGGCGATCGAGGCAAAAGAAATCGCCGCAGAGGAGATCCAGGCATGA
- a CDS encoding sulfite reductase subunit alpha, with the protein MSFSSPPPAMVPLLPENAPFTPEQRAWLNGFFAGAFAPAMPGALPITADAVAALAKTDTAPQAEIDDGAPWHDPAMAFEERMKHAEGRPLRRRLMAAMAQQDCGQCGYMCESYADAIANGGEKRLNLCVPGEKITARTLKSLVEESPATPQAPAPKAAVVPAPKTIQKAPGYTRESPVDVTFLSRRRLTKEGSEKAAYHIEFDLSRSGLDYAVGDSFGIYPQNDPALVDAVLAAIHAPPDFPIMDRTLRDVLLNDVALGMAPDALFALLSYITGGERRHKAKQLAKGEDPDGDAAGLDVLATFEKFSGVHPDPEALVECLDPLQPRLYSISSSPKAIPGLLSLTVDHVRYFVGERLRQGVASSFLAERLQEGAKLKAYVQRAHNFALPARGDTPIIMIGPGTGVAPFRAFLQERQAQGATGGAWLFFGHQHQATDFFYEEEMEALQKQGVLTHLSLAWSRDDDKKVYVQDRLREAGWTIWEWIARGAHLYICGDASRMAGDVEKAFIDIVAEHSRRDTDSARQFVQEMKRGGSYQTDVY; encoded by the coding sequence ATGAGCTTTTCCAGCCCGCCCCCCGCCATGGTCCCGCTGCTGCCGGAAAATGCGCCCTTCACGCCCGAACAGCGCGCTTGGCTCAATGGATTTTTCGCCGGGGCTTTCGCGCCGGCCATGCCGGGCGCGCTTCCCATCACGGCCGATGCCGTCGCCGCCCTCGCCAAAACGGACACGGCGCCACAAGCGGAGATCGACGATGGCGCACCCTGGCACGATCCCGCCATGGCCTTCGAAGAGCGCATGAAACACGCCGAAGGTCGGCCGCTGCGGCGGCGCCTGATGGCCGCCATGGCGCAGCAGGATTGCGGCCAATGCGGCTATATGTGCGAGAGCTATGCCGATGCGATTGCAAACGGCGGGGAGAAACGGCTGAATCTCTGTGTCCCCGGTGAAAAGATCACCGCCCGGACGCTCAAATCGCTCGTTGAAGAAAGCCCGGCCACGCCACAGGCACCCGCGCCGAAAGCCGCGGTTGTGCCGGCGCCAAAGACCATCCAGAAAGCGCCCGGCTATACGCGGGAATCGCCGGTCGACGTGACCTTTCTCTCGCGCCGCCGACTGACCAAGGAAGGCTCGGAAAAAGCCGCCTATCATATCGAATTCGATCTTTCGCGAAGCGGCCTCGACTATGCCGTCGGCGACAGTTTCGGCATCTATCCGCAAAATGATCCGGCGCTCGTCGATGCGGTGCTCGCGGCAATCCATGCGCCGCCCGATTTCCCGATCATGGATCGGACTTTGCGCGACGTGCTCTTGAACGATGTCGCGCTCGGCATGGCGCCCGACGCTTTGTTCGCGCTGCTCTCCTATATCACCGGCGGCGAACGGCGGCACAAGGCCAAGCAACTCGCCAAGGGCGAAGATCCCGACGGCGACGCCGCAGGCCTCGACGTGCTCGCGACATTCGAGAAATTTTCCGGCGTGCATCCCGACCCGGAAGCGCTCGTCGAATGTCTCGATCCTCTCCAGCCGCGGCTTTATTCCATCTCGTCTTCGCCCAAAGCCATTCCAGGCCTGCTCAGCCTCACCGTCGATCATGTGCGCTATTTCGTCGGCGAACGGCTGCGCCAAGGCGTCGCCTCGTCATTCCTCGCCGAACGTTTGCAAGAGGGTGCCAAGCTCAAAGCCTATGTGCAGCGCGCGCATAATTTCGCGCTGCCGGCGCGCGGCGACACGCCGATCATCATGATCGGTCCGGGCACCGGCGTCGCGCCCTTCCGCGCCTTTCTGCAAGAACGCCAAGCGCAAGGCGCGACCGGCGGCGCCTGGCTCTTCTTCGGGCATCAACACCAAGCGACGGATTTTTTCTATGAAGAGGAAATGGAGGCGTTGCAGAAACAGGGCGTTTTGACCCATCTCTCGCTCGCCTGGTCGCGCGATGACGACAAAAAGGTCTATGTGCAAGATCGGTTGCGCGAGGCCGGCTGGACGATTTGGGAATGGATCGCCCGCGGCGCGCATCTCTATATCTGCGGCGATGCTTCACGCATGGCGGGCGATGTCGAGAAAGCCTTCATCGACATTGTCGCCGAACATTCGCGTCGCGACACGGACTCCGCGCGCCAATTCGTGCAGGAGATGAAGCGCGGCGGCAGCTATCAGACGGATGTGTATTGA